One window of Nostoc sp. C052 genomic DNA carries:
- a CDS encoding glycosyltransferase family 2 protein, with the protein MFNKQSENLFLSSYLKQDTPVHNYSVTIVIPCLNEEGNLERLLLNIEETFEKIGFSLPVLVVDDGSTDNSYKILNQMSEKYDYLSIIRHPERRGVTEVWKTALDNVQTDWIFWGQADLESDPRTDLPLLLEACVPGVDAVAGWRQKRGDGKLLASKLANTTCHLLFGLKIHDMNWIKLVRRDLLLTLPVETITHRYLLAVLAAQGYNVTEVPTPWHPRYSGTTKFGKKRLLTSAIDFVKLWWWFQTEGSQVNRGQKKRIDSMINYAAVVQQEIF; encoded by the coding sequence ATGTTTAACAAACAATCTGAAAACTTGTTTTTATCTTCATATTTAAAGCAAGATACACCAGTTCATAATTATTCAGTTACTATCGTTATTCCATGTCTTAATGAAGAAGGTAATCTGGAACGGCTTCTGCTTAATATAGAAGAAACATTTGAGAAGATTGGTTTTAGTTTACCAGTTTTAGTAGTTGATGATGGCAGCACAGATAATAGTTATAAAATCCTCAATCAAATGAGTGAAAAATACGATTATTTGAGTATAATTCGTCATCCCGAAAGGCGTGGTGTAACTGAAGTATGGAAGACAGCATTAGATAATGTTCAAACTGATTGGATATTTTGGGGACAAGCCGACTTAGAGTCAGATCCCCGAACTGACTTACCATTGCTGTTAGAAGCTTGTGTCCCAGGGGTAGATGCAGTAGCTGGTTGGCGGCAGAAACGGGGTGATGGTAAGCTTCTTGCTTCTAAATTAGCCAATACTACTTGTCATTTACTCTTTGGTTTAAAAATCCACGATATGAACTGGATTAAACTAGTCCGTCGTGATTTATTATTGACTTTGCCAGTAGAAACAATTACCCATCGCTACTTATTGGCGGTATTAGCAGCACAGGGATATAACGTTACAGAAGTTCCCACACCTTGGCATCCTCGATACTCTGGAACAACCAAGTTTGGCAAAAAGCGTCTTCTGACTTCAGCTATTGATTTTGTCAAGTTATGGTGGTGGTTTCAAACCGAAGGTAGTCAAGTTAATCGAGGTCAAAAGAAAAGAATTGATTCAATGATAAATTATGCTGCTGTTGTTCAACAGGAAATATTCTAG
- the gvpC gene encoding gas vesicle protein GvpC: protein MTALMEKIRQEHKSIAEEVSQLFRETHEFLSATTANREEFAKKQAQYLRQFHQNLEQTTHEFLTETKKERFAQAQAQAKFLHEFYQELEQTTHEFLAETAKNRTEQAKAQRLYLHQFRQDLFASIFGTHI from the coding sequence ATGACGGCTTTAATGGAAAAAATCCGGCAAGAGCATAAGTCGATAGCTGAGGAAGTATCTCAACTATTTAGAGAGACTCATGAATTCTTGTCTGCTACAACAGCAAACAGAGAAGAGTTTGCCAAAAAGCAAGCCCAATATCTGCGTCAGTTCCACCAAAACCTGGAACAAACAACCCACGAGTTTCTCACCGAAACGAAGAAAGAAAGGTTTGCTCAAGCTCAAGCTCAAGCAAAGTTTTTGCACGAGTTCTACCAAGAACTTGAGCAAACAACCCACGAGTTTCTAGCAGAAACAGCAAAGAATAGAACTGAGCAAGCCAAAGCACAAAGGCTATATCTGCATCAATTTCGTCAGGATTTGTTTGCAAGCATATTTGGCACGCATATTTAG
- the gvpA gene encoding gas vesicle structural protein GvpA, whose amino-acid sequence MAVEKTNSSSSLAEVIDRILDKGIVVDAWVRVSLVGIELLAIEARIVIASVETYLKYAEAVGLTQSAAVPA is encoded by the coding sequence ATGGCAGTCGAAAAAACTAATTCTTCTTCAAGCTTGGCAGAAGTTATTGACCGTATCTTGGATAAAGGTATCGTTGTAGATGCTTGGGTACGTGTTTCCCTAGTTGGTATTGAATTACTTGCAATCGAAGCTCGGATCGTTATTGCATCTGTTGAAACCTATTTGAAATATGCAGAAGCTGTAGGCTTAACACAGTCTGCTGCTGTACCTGCTTAA
- a CDS encoding IS1634 family transposase yields MNSPLSIEVKNLNHLGIVAGIIDEIGLVDQINKILGQHPQSKVSAGQAVKAMILNGLGFVSGTLYMFPKYMDSYACEHLIGEGVLPEHLNDDRLGRVLDQLYLKGLSGIFTLIALAAVKKYGVDLSSLHLDSSSLHLHGEYKTGLPEVAFERNAPTENEDKLLELAPQPINITYGYSRDHRPDLKQFILELICSSDGDIPIFLKAASGNQSDTKTFAKTLVNFRENIDIDALMVADSALYSAENLNLMKSLKWLCRVPLTVGLAKQILLGIDSKDLIQSEITGYSYIVKSSNYAGIEQRWLIVESQERKKADSKQLMRRVQQAQINAHQKLTKLCNEEFACHRDAKKAALHLSEQLKYHCLAEIKISKKQLKPQGKNKNNNQNDWKYYYQISAQLEQDKAAIELENRASGKFILATNIIDESQLSHTDMIKEYKAQQSCERGFAFLKDPLFLTDSIFIKSPERIEALSMIMGLCLLVYTLGQRQLRGILLAQNQEIKNQLGKPTDRPTLRWIFQCFQGIHLLIVNSVSQISNLSDERLWILQFFPSTCRRYYLLV; encoded by the coding sequence ATGAATTCGCCTTTGAGCATTGAAGTAAAAAATTTAAATCACCTGGGGATAGTAGCAGGAATTATTGATGAAATAGGGTTGGTAGACCAAATAAATAAAATACTTGGACAGCACCCGCAGTCTAAAGTGAGTGCGGGTCAGGCGGTCAAAGCAATGATACTAAACGGGTTAGGGTTTGTATCTGGAACATTATATATGTTTCCTAAATATATGGATAGCTATGCCTGTGAACACTTGATAGGAGAAGGAGTATTACCAGAACATTTAAATGACGACAGACTAGGAAGAGTATTAGACCAATTATATTTAAAAGGATTAAGTGGAATCTTCACTTTAATAGCGTTAGCAGCAGTAAAAAAATATGGAGTAGATTTATCATCGCTACACTTAGATTCTTCTTCATTGCATCTGCACGGAGAATATAAAACTGGTTTACCCGAAGTAGCCTTTGAAAGAAATGCTCCCACAGAAAATGAAGATAAGCTCCTAGAGTTAGCACCACAACCAATAAATATAACTTATGGTTATTCAAGAGATCATAGACCAGACTTAAAACAATTTATTCTAGAGTTAATTTGTAGCAGTGATGGGGATATTCCCATCTTTTTAAAAGCAGCGTCAGGAAATCAATCAGATACGAAAACCTTTGCGAAAACTCTCGTGAATTTTCGAGAAAATATTGATATAGATGCGTTAATGGTAGCAGACAGCGCATTATATAGTGCCGAAAACCTGAATTTGATGAAAAGCCTCAAATGGTTATGCAGAGTTCCATTGACAGTGGGGTTAGCCAAGCAAATACTATTAGGAATAGACTCCAAAGATTTAATCCAAAGTGAAATAACAGGTTATTCATATATAGTCAAGTCTAGTAACTATGCCGGGATCGAGCAAAGATGGCTGATAGTTGAAAGCCAAGAACGGAAAAAAGCAGATTCTAAACAGCTGATGCGCCGTGTTCAGCAAGCCCAAATAAATGCTCATCAAAAGCTCACAAAATTATGTAATGAAGAATTTGCTTGTCATCGAGATGCCAAGAAAGCTGCATTACATCTATCAGAGCAATTAAAATATCATTGTTTGGCTGAAATTAAAATATCTAAGAAACAGTTAAAACCTCAAGGTAAAAACAAAAACAACAATCAGAATGACTGGAAATATTACTATCAGATATCCGCGCAATTAGAGCAAGATAAAGCAGCAATTGAACTTGAAAATCGCGCTTCGGGAAAATTTATTTTAGCAACTAATATTATTGATGAATCCCAATTAAGCCACACTGACATGATTAAGGAATATAAAGCTCAACAATCATGTGAAAGAGGCTTTGCTTTCTTAAAAGACCCTTTATTCTTAACAGATAGCATATTTATTAAGTCACCGGAGCGCATTGAAGCTTTATCAATGATTATGGGGTTATGTTTGTTGGTTTATACTTTAGGACAACGACAGTTACGTGGAATTTTATTAGCTCAAAACCAGGAAATAAAAAATCAATTAGGTAAACCAACAGACCGCCCCACTCTCAGGTGGATATTTCAATGTTTCCAAGGTATTCATTTATTAATTGTTAATAGTGTTTCACAAATATCAAACCTCTCTGATGAAAGATTATGGATATTACAATTTTTTCCTAGTACTTGTCGTCGCTACTATTTATTAGTTTGA
- a CDS encoding PAS domain S-box protein, protein MSHRSYLTILVIDDCAEDREIYHQYLQQDTLYKHNILEFQTAKQAIAWCQQQIPDVILLDYLLPDDDGLGFLQKLRENLNNSQSAVIMLTGQGDETIAVRAMKNGAQDYLVKNYLTPEILQSAIHHAVELKLLTQQLEQSRQQQQMMAAIALRIRQSLNLEEILTVTAAEVRQFLQTDRVVIYQFQPDMSGTVVAESILPGWTVAMGAGIQDDCFKDGAGADYHQGKKRAIDDINQAGLTPCHLQLLEQFEVKACLIVPILVTNKLWGLLIVHQCTAPRHWELFELDLLDQLGVQIAIAIQQASAYQQAQAELQERKRVEAALRESEQRFRQMADTAPVLIWMAGLDKACYYFNKRWLEFTGKTLEAEVGDGWAQGVHPDELQDCLDTYVNAFDARQHFQMEYRLKRFDGEYRWILDTGTPRFTSEGEFLGYISSCVDISDRKQVEQALRKNEERLTMALEAARMGNWDWNITTGEVHWSANLEKLFGMVPGTFDGQYETVMTMIHPDDRESVLLAINRAVYEREDYNLEFRFIKLDGTLRWALSKGRVFYDQKGHPVRMSGVDKDITERKQAEVALKESEARFQAFMNNSPAASWITDANGRMLYLSQTYLRTFQLPSEKLEDVIGKTVFEVYPTEIAQQFLDNIRQVAETQQILETIELAPKPDGTVGDFLVYKFPLPGTTKPLMIGGIAVDISDKICAEQALQQLNLELEARVEERTAALRESEERWHLALRGSNDGIWDWNIKTSEVFFSARWEEMLGFAENELIHNFEAWSNRIHLDDRDRIMKVLADHLAHKTPFFQEEYQIKCKDSSYIWILDRGQALWDEFGNAIRMSGSATDISKRKQTEAALLAVTRLKQAILASIDYAIISTNSEGIIQTFNLAAQKMLGYTADEVIGKLTINRFYDPEELKQFPDALSREMGKEIYFEDLSMLKTQQDSCEVEWTFIRKDGSRFPVALSVKPLCNLEGQIIGGVGIAKDITQQKQIEAQLRKNAANLESAQRIANLGSWELDLQTQQLIWSEEVFRIFGRNPESGTPSYNEMLHYIHPDDRDRRDFVLLQAMEQRQPYEIEYRFYRADGSLGYLLSRGEFILDINDQPCQLIGTILDITKRKQTEEQLRNLSDRLTLALKSANIGIWDWDMIQDAEWDDRMYELYDLQRSDGVAVYQDWVNRLHPDDLVLAETSFQDAVLGIKEFDTEFRIILSDGSIRFIKASALVQRNEQGEPQRMVGINYDITDRKQAEVALRESEHRYATLTEAAPVAIFRLDAASNCIYVNERWGLMTGKPTAAALGKGWLENIHLEDCDRLLIDWSDPCEQRCRLHETCRQEVRYLRPDGCITWFYMQIVPETNPSGTLIGYIGTLTDITIRKEIESEVNHHRDLREAIFNESADALFLVDSDTQLIFDCNHRAVELFEVSEKEELMNIQGNTLQRYEFTPQELDEIVQEVNHKSWWSREIEYATRKGNFFWGNLAAQQINVAGKVINLVRLSDISERKKAVEQIQRSLEEKETLLKEIHHRVKNNLQIISSLLRMQSRRSGDETTLLMFKESQDRVQSMALIHEQLYQSADICEINFDNYIKSLIDSLFRSYGVSQKNIVLNIETNGIKLPLDTAIPCGLIINELVSNCLKYAFPEKKEGNITISLQQSPENQLVLVVQDTGIGIPETLDWENSNSLGLRIVKNLVRQLKGNILLEGVGVDRISLQDALASLLPQSSTTKLSYHPRHCGTTFYINFPQ, encoded by the coding sequence ATGAGTCATCGTTCCTACCTAACCATTCTAGTGATTGATGATTGTGCCGAAGATCGGGAGATATATCATCAGTATTTACAACAAGATACATTGTATAAACATAATATTTTAGAATTTCAGACAGCAAAACAGGCGATCGCATGGTGTCAGCAACAGATACCAGATGTGATTTTGCTGGATTATTTATTGCCCGATGACGATGGATTAGGGTTTCTACAAAAACTGAGGGAAAATCTGAATAATAGCCAATCTGCCGTCATCATGCTCACAGGACAAGGAGATGAAACGATCGCTGTCCGTGCCATGAAAAATGGCGCTCAGGATTATTTGGTGAAAAATTATCTCACACCGGAAATCTTGCAAAGTGCAATTCATCATGCCGTGGAACTGAAATTGCTAACCCAGCAGTTAGAACAAAGTCGGCAACAACAACAGATGATGGCGGCGATCGCTTTACGGATTCGTCAGTCTCTCAATCTAGAAGAAATTTTGACTGTTACAGCCGCAGAAGTGCGCCAGTTTCTTCAGACAGACAGGGTGGTGATTTATCAATTTCAGCCTGATATGAGCGGAACTGTGGTGGCGGAGTCTATACTTCCCGGTTGGACAGTGGCGATGGGAGCGGGAATTCAAGATGATTGCTTTAAAGATGGTGCTGGAGCCGATTATCACCAAGGAAAAAAACGGGCAATTGACGATATCAATCAGGCAGGCTTAACGCCTTGTCATTTGCAGCTACTAGAGCAATTTGAAGTCAAAGCTTGTCTGATAGTACCTATTCTGGTGACAAATAAATTATGGGGATTATTAATTGTCCACCAATGTACTGCACCCCGTCATTGGGAGTTATTTGAACTTGACTTGTTGGATCAGCTGGGCGTGCAAATAGCGATCGCCATTCAGCAAGCAAGTGCCTATCAGCAAGCACAGGCAGAACTACAAGAACGAAAACGGGTAGAAGCAGCCCTCCGAGAGAGTGAACAACGCTTTCGCCAGATGGCTGATACTGCTCCAGTGCTGATTTGGATGGCTGGATTGGATAAAGCTTGTTACTACTTCAATAAAAGGTGGTTGGAATTTACTGGTAAAACCTTAGAAGCAGAGGTAGGCGATGGCTGGGCACAAGGAGTACATCCCGATGAATTGCAAGATTGTTTAGATACTTATGTTAACGCCTTTGATGCGCGCCAACATTTTCAAATGGAATATCGCCTCAAACGCTTTGATGGAGAATATCGTTGGATTTTGGATACAGGCACTCCTCGTTTCACTAGTGAAGGAGAGTTTCTTGGCTATATCAGCTCGTGTGTAGATATTAGCGATCGCAAGCAAGTAGAGCAAGCCCTACGGAAAAACGAGGAGCGGTTGACTATGGCTCTAGAAGCTGCGCGTATGGGTAACTGGGACTGGAATATTACCACAGGAGAAGTTCACTGGTCGGCGAACTTGGAAAAACTTTTTGGTATGGTTCCCGGAACCTTCGATGGTCAGTATGAAACAGTTATGACGATGATCCACCCAGACGATCGCGAGTCAGTTTTACTAGCAATTAATCGTGCTGTGTATGAGCGAGAAGATTATAACCTCGAATTTCGATTTATCAAATTAGATGGCACTCTCCGTTGGGCACTAAGTAAAGGTCGTGTCTTTTATGACCAAAAGGGCCATCCTGTGCGGATGAGTGGTGTAGATAAAGACATCACGGAACGCAAACAGGCAGAAGTCGCCCTTAAAGAAAGTGAGGCACGCTTTCAGGCGTTCATGAATAATAGTCCCGCAGCTTCTTGGATTACCGATGCCAATGGTCGGATGCTCTATCTGAGCCAGACTTACCTCCGTACCTTTCAACTGCCAAGTGAAAAGCTAGAGGATGTGATTGGCAAGACAGTTTTTGAGGTGTATCCGACAGAAATAGCCCAGCAGTTTTTGGATAATATTCGCCAGGTTGCAGAGACTCAGCAAATCCTGGAAACCATTGAATTGGCTCCCAAACCAGATGGTACAGTAGGCGATTTTTTAGTCTATAAATTCCCTTTACCAGGAACGACCAAGCCATTAATGATTGGTGGCATTGCAGTTGATATTAGCGATAAAATTTGTGCCGAACAGGCATTGCAACAACTCAATCTAGAACTCGAAGCCAGAGTTGAAGAACGCACGGCGGCTTTACGGGAAAGTGAAGAACGTTGGCATTTGGCACTACGAGGTAGCAATGATGGTATCTGGGACTGGAATATCAAAACTAGTGAAGTTTTCTTCTCGGCTCGTTGGGAAGAAATGCTGGGCTTTGCTGAGAATGAACTTATCCACAATTTTGAAGCATGGTCAAACCGAATTCATCTCGACGATCGCGATCGCATTATGAAGGTGCTGGCTGACCATTTAGCCCATAAAACACCCTTTTTCCAAGAAGAATACCAGATAAAATGCAAAGATAGCTCTTATATATGGATATTAGACCGGGGTCAGGCATTGTGGGATGAATTCGGCAATGCCATTCGTATGAGTGGCTCGGCAACGGATATTAGCAAACGTAAGCAGACGGAAGCAGCATTATTAGCCGTTACCAGATTGAAACAGGCTATTCTAGCTAGCATCGATTATGCCATTATTTCTACCAATTCCGAGGGAATAATTCAAACTTTTAACCTGGCTGCTCAGAAGATGCTGGGTTATACAGCCGATGAGGTTATTGGTAAGTTAACAATAAACAGGTTTTATGATCCAGAGGAACTCAAGCAATTTCCCGATGCACTCTCGCGGGAGATGGGTAAGGAAATTTACTTTGAAGATTTATCTATGCTGAAAACCCAGCAAGATAGTTGCGAGGTGGAATGGACTTTCATTCGTAAAGACGGTTCGCGCTTTCCTGTTGCTCTATCGGTTAAACCCCTGTGTAATCTAGAAGGACAAATTATTGGCGGTGTGGGGATTGCCAAAGATATCACCCAGCAAAAACAAATTGAAGCTCAACTCCGCAAAAATGCGGCTAACCTCGAATCTGCACAACGGATTGCGAATCTGGGTAGTTGGGAACTGGATTTACAAACGCAACAATTAATCTGGTCAGAAGAGGTATTTCGCATATTTGGCCGTAATCCTGAGTCTGGTACACCAAGCTACAACGAAATGCTCCATTATATTCATCCAGACGATCGCGATCGCCGTGATTTTGTTTTGCTACAAGCAATGGAACAGAGACAGCCTTATGAAATAGAGTATCGTTTTTATCGAGCAGATGGAAGCTTGGGTTATTTACTATCACGAGGCGAATTCATCTTAGATATTAACGATCAACCATGTCAATTAATTGGCACTATCCTTGACATTACCAAACGTAAGCAAACTGAAGAACAACTACGCAACCTTTCAGATCGATTGACCTTGGCGCTCAAGTCAGCCAATATTGGGATCTGGGACTGGGATATGATCCAGGATGCGGAATGGGATGACCGAATGTATGAACTGTATGATTTACAACGCTCTGATGGGGTTGCAGTGTATCAAGACTGGGTAAATAGGCTTCATCCAGATGACCTAGTTCTAGCAGAAACTTCTTTTCAAGATGCTGTACTGGGAATAAAAGAATTTGATACAGAGTTTCGGATTATTCTTAGCGATGGCAGTATTCGCTTTATCAAAGCCTCTGCTCTAGTTCAACGCAATGAGCAAGGTGAACCACAGCGCATGGTTGGCATTAACTATGATATTACCGATCGCAAACAAGCAGAGGTAGCTCTGCGGGAGAGCGAACACCGTTATGCTACCTTGACAGAAGCTGCCCCAGTTGCTATTTTCCGCCTTGATGCTGCTAGTAATTGTATCTACGTGAATGAGCGCTGGGGGTTGATGACGGGTAAACCAACAGCAGCAGCGTTAGGGAAAGGATGGTTAGAAAATATACATTTAGAAGACTGCGATCGCCTGTTGATAGACTGGTCTGACCCCTGTGAACAAAGATGTCGGCTACATGAAACCTGTCGGCAAGAGGTCAGATATTTGCGTCCAGATGGTTGCATCACCTGGTTCTATATGCAGATAGTACCCGAAACTAACCCCAGTGGTACGCTTATCGGCTATATAGGAACTCTAACAGATATCACCATTCGCAAAGAAATTGAGTCAGAAGTTAATCACCATCGTGATTTGCGAGAAGCAATCTTTAACGAATCAGCCGATGCTCTTTTTTTAGTAGACAGCGATACCCAATTGATTTTTGATTGCAATCACCGTGCAGTTGAGTTGTTTGAGGTTTCAGAAAAGGAAGAATTAATGAATATTCAGGGGAATACACTACAACGTTACGAATTTACTCCTCAAGAATTGGATGAGATTGTACAGGAAGTGAATCACAAATCTTGGTGGAGTAGGGAAATCGAATATGCTACCCGCAAAGGTAATTTCTTTTGGGGAAATTTAGCAGCTCAACAAATTAACGTAGCAGGGAAGGTTATTAATTTGGTGCGATTGTCTGATATTAGCGAGCGCAAAAAAGCAGTAGAACAAATTCAGCGATCGCTAGAAGAAAAAGAAACATTACTTAAAGAAATTCACCATCGGGTAAAAAACAACCTGCAAATTATCTCCAGTTTGCTCAGGATGCAATCTAGACGCTCTGGTGATGAAACAACTTTGTTGATGTTTAAAGAATCTCAAGATCGTGTACAATCAATGGCTTTGATTCACGAGCAACTGTATCAGTCAGCAGATATTTGTGAAATCAACTTTGATAACTACATCAAAAGTCTGATAGATAGCTTATTTCGTTCCTATGGAGTCAGTCAAAAAAATATTGTTCTCAATATAGAAACCAATGGCATCAAATTACCACTTGATACAGCTATTCCCTGCGGATTGATAATTAACGAATTGGTTTCTAATTGTCTAAAATATGCATTTCCCGAAAAAAAGGAAGGAAATATTACAATTTCTCTGCAACAATCCCCAGAAAATCAATTAGTTTTAGTAGTTCAAGATACTGGTATTGGCATTCCCGAAACATTAGATTGGGAAAATAGCAACTCTTTAGGCTTAAGAATTGTGAAAAACCTAGTTAGACAGCTAAAAGGCAATATTCTTTTAGAAGGTGTAGGCGTAGACCGCATTTCTCTACAAGACGCTCTTGCTAGCTTGCTTCCACAAAGTAGTACGACAAAGCTCAGTTACCACCCCAGACATTGCGGTACTACCTTCTACATTAACTTCCCTCAATGA
- a CDS encoding PleD family two-component system response regulator — protein sequence MQTTIFFPSQNTRTANTSQVMTKILVIEDQEDIRRVIVEMLIAENFSVMDAENGQVGIKLLEAEIPDLIICDITMPKLDGYEVVSWSRENPETEAIPFIFLTAKASQSDIRQGIELGADDYLIKPFTRADLLGAITARFEKQKIINRQTQRKINKYYNYITQSTSNELCHPLQEIMSISKKLIDNYELMDKDEILKNLKEIYSLSERLQEINPNKL from the coding sequence TTGCAAACAACTATTTTTTTCCCAAGTCAAAATACTAGAACAGCTAATACATCTCAAGTAATGACAAAAATCTTAGTAATTGAAGACCAAGAAGATATCCGTCGCGTTATCGTGGAAATGCTGATTGCCGAAAATTTTTCTGTTATGGATGCAGAGAACGGACAAGTCGGCATTAAATTACTAGAAGCAGAAATTCCAGATTTGATTATCTGCGACATTACAATGCCTAAGTTAGATGGATATGAAGTTGTTAGCTGGTCTCGTGAAAATCCAGAGACTGAAGCAATTCCTTTCATATTTCTTACAGCTAAAGCTTCTCAGAGTGATATCCGTCAAGGCATAGAATTAGGTGCAGATGATTATCTGATTAAGCCGTTTACAAGAGCAGATTTACTGGGTGCAATAACAGCGAGATTTGAAAAGCAAAAAATAATTAATAGACAAACTCAAAGAAAAATAAACAAATATTACAACTATATTACTCAATCAACTAGCAATGAGTTGTGTCATCCTCTTCAAGAAATTATGTCTATTTCCAAGAAACTGATAGATAACTATGAATTAATGGATAAAGATGAAATATTAAAAAATCTCAAAGAAATTTATAGTTTAAGCGAAAGATTACAGGAAATAAACCCAAATAAATTATGA
- a CDS encoding ATP-binding protein produces the protein MNPIQILIVEDEQLVADDLRETLEHLGYNISALVASGEEAIFIAETLQPDLVLMDIRLEGEMDGIEASLEIQSRFNLPVVYLTANADRATLERAKISQPFGYILKPFDERILATTIEIALSRHQAEIGVKKALVAAKTNQQIAESQNQIKSQQFYMAAHEFRNRLTTIQLSTEMLKAYGDRMSEQRKQNHINGIDSATHSLTNLLENILTLGRSESNSFVFNPIPIDVVNFCAEIAESLRFTLKDQCEVSFLADAESCIACLDEQLLWHLLNNLLSNAVKYSSKGSTVSLSLTCEENSVCFQVTDQGIGIPAESQAKLFEPFQRASNVATIPGSGLGLAIVKRCVDLHKGTIHLDSTLGKGTSFVVRLPLKVDSVSV, from the coding sequence ATGAATCCTATCCAAATTTTAATAGTTGAAGATGAGCAGTTAGTTGCTGATGACCTGAGAGAAACTCTAGAACACTTGGGGTATAATATTTCTGCCTTAGTTGCATCAGGAGAAGAGGCTATTTTCATCGCAGAAACTTTGCAGCCTGACTTAGTGCTAATGGACATCAGACTAGAGGGCGAAATGGATGGAATAGAAGCCTCTTTGGAAATCCAGTCTCGCTTTAATTTACCTGTAGTTTACCTAACTGCTAATGCCGATCGAGCGACACTAGAGCGAGCTAAGATTTCCCAACCTTTTGGTTATATTTTAAAACCATTTGATGAAAGAATACTCGCTACCACAATTGAAATTGCTCTTTCCCGACACCAAGCAGAAATTGGAGTTAAGAAAGCGCTGGTTGCTGCCAAAACTAATCAGCAAATTGCTGAGTCCCAAAACCAGATAAAATCTCAGCAATTTTACATGGCAGCACATGAATTTCGTAATCGGTTGACCACAATTCAGCTTAGTACTGAAATGTTGAAAGCCTATGGCGATCGGATGTCAGAGCAAAGAAAACAAAATCATATCAATGGCATTGATTCTGCTACGCATAGCTTGACAAATCTTTTAGAGAATATACTCACGCTAGGCAGATCCGAATCTAACAGTTTTGTATTTAACCCCATACCAATAGATGTGGTAAATTTCTGTGCAGAAATAGCTGAATCTTTGCGGTTTACACTTAAAGATCAGTGTGAAGTTAGCTTTTTAGCAGATGCCGAAAGTTGTATTGCCTGTTTAGATGAACAGCTACTATGGCATTTACTAAATAACTTACTTTCCAACGCAGTGAAGTACTCTTCAAAAGGTAGTACAGTCTCGTTATCGCTAACTTGCGAAGAGAATAGTGTTTGTTTTCAAGTAACAGACCAAGGAATAGGGATTCCAGCAGAATCTCAAGCTAAACTATTTGAACCTTTTCAACGTGCTAGCAATGTTGCCACAATTCCAGGTTCAGGATTAGGGCTAGCAATTGTTAAGCGATGTGTGGATCTGCACAAAGGTACAATACACCTAGATAGTACGCTAGGGAAAGGAACAAGTTTTGTAGTTAGACTTCCACTGAAAGTAGATTCTGTATCTGTTTAA